The following coding sequences are from one Schizosaccharomyces osmophilus chromosome 1, complete sequence window:
- a CDS encoding 60S ribosomal protein L13/L16 yields MSEFQKVVVIDAKGHLMGRLASVVAKQLLSGQKVVVVRCEELNISGSFFRNKLKYLAYLRKSCRYNPTRGAFHFRAPSRIFQKAVRGMLPHKSPRGQAALEHLQAVEGVPPPFDKQKRVVVPAALRVLRLKPGRKYCTVGRLSSEVGWKYADVVSKLEERRKVKSAAFYQAKHSKQKKVAAAKSASSINQKLASYGY; encoded by the exons ATGTCAgagtttcaaaaagtagtTGTCATTGATGCCAAGGG CCATCTTATGGGCCGTTTAGCTTCTGTTGTTGCTAAGCAACTTTTGTCGGGTCAAAAAGTCGTCGTTGTCCGTTGTGAAGAATTAAACATCTCTGGCAGCTTCTTCCGTAACAAGCTTAAGTACCTCGCCTACTTGCGCAAGTCTTGCCGTTACAACCCTACTCGTGGTGCTTTCCACTTCCGTGCTCCTTCTCGCATCTTCCAAAAGGCTGTTCGTGGTATGCTTCCCCACAAGAGCCCCCGCGGTCAAGCTGCTTTGGAACACTTGCAAGCTGTTGAAGGTGTTCCCCCTCCTTTCGACAAGCAAAAGCGTGTTGTTGTCCCTGCTGCCCTCCGTGTCTTGCGTCTTAAGCCTGGCCGTAAATACTGCACTGTTGGCCGTCTCTCCTCTGAGGTTGGCTGGAAGTACGCCGACGTTGTTTCCAAGTTGGAAGAACGCAGAAAGGTTAAGAGCGCTGCTTTCTACCAAGCCAAGCACTCcaagcaaaagaaggttGCTGCTGCCAAGTCTGCTTCTTCTATAAACCAAAAGCTTGCTTCCTATGGATACTAA
- the apl1 gene encoding AP-2 adaptor complex beta subunit Apl1: protein MVSVGLPSGNSSHSESSEVSELEAILRVDSKDKSGKKINAMKKIIANMSMGYNMISLFPAIINCMETSNVDLKKLCYLFLKSFASINPSEATKAIPVVLKGVHSSNPVLRDFSLKTLTSVHIKNFWVASLDPVIRLLDDIDPYVRKTAVMGVARLYSYDRKIVESSGLIKNLREMLNDESSLVVTNALAVLISIVQSSDVFKLTLTKEVTSKIVDCLNDCTEWLQTIIFDSLIYYVPQQPGEAESFAERISPWLQHGNTAVCMGTIKATLYYINYMTDEVLIKDHLRKVVPPLVTLLARKPSATQYVLLRNVEIILDAYPEIFQSDLHFFFCHFDDPANVKLEKFSILSKLANEENLDHILPEFMEYASEVDIELSRKSVRYIGHLAVKIESRADDCVDCLVKLIDTKISYVVQEAVIVSRDILRKYPSRYKHLLSILLKNMEFFDEAEAKSAFIWLLGHYAESIEDSRMLMGEYVEGFLYEPLELQLTILTAATKLFLKMPAAGLEMVTKVLQLCTEEIQDPDLRDRGIIYSRMLSTNPDFARKVILTNAPPVDVEANAYDPEMSEQLLLNVGTLASVYHKPPNRFARGYFPQYLEPSPVLREKANSAVNSADDLQLDYDLPSSGNMTEDYASKSESNVDSGELWSQTPVSEHGPTPQTEYVSNIQFLAEMENQDVPMISKDLMNY from the exons GGGAACTCTTCCCATTCTGAGTCT TCAGAGGTTTCTGAATTGGAGGCTATTCTTCGAGTTGATTCCAAAGACAAGTCTGGCAAGAAGATTAAtgcaatgaaaaaaataatagcGAATATGTCGATGGGTTATAATAtgatttctctttttcctGCTATAATAAACTGCATGGAAACCAGCAATGTtgatttgaagaaattgtgttacctttttctgaaaagtttCGCAAG CATAAATCCTTCCGAAGCGACAAAAGCAATTCCGGTGGTACTCAAA GGTGTACATTCTTCGAACCCGGTCTTACgtgatttttctttgaaaactttgacTTCAGTTcatattaaaaatttttgggTTGCTTCGCTTGATCCAGTTATTCGATTACTGGATGATATCGATCCCTATGTGCGAAAAACAGCCGTTATGGGAGTTGCCAGACTCTATTCTTATGACCGAAAGATAGTTGAATCGTCAGgattaataaaaaatttaagaGAAATGCTAAATGATGAGTCTTCTCTT GTTGTTACAAATGCTTTAGCCGTCCTTATTTCTATCGTTCAGTCTTCAGATGTCTTTAAGCTTACTCTCACTAAAGAGGTTACATCAAAAATAGTGGACTGCTTGAATGATTGCACAGA ATGGCTACAAACCATTATTTTCGATTCTCTTATATATTATGTTCCACAACAGCCTGGAGAAGCCGAAAGCTTTGCTGAACGGATATCACCTTGGCTTCAGCATGGAAACACAGCAGTTTGCATGGGGACTATAAAAGCAACACTTTACTATATAAATTATATGACTGATGAGGTTCTTATTAAAGATCATCTTAGAAAGGTTGTTCCACCTTTGGTAACTTTATTAGCTAGGAAACCTTCAGCGACTCAATATGTTCTTTTACGCAATGTGGAAATAATACTGGACGCATATCCAGAGATTTTTCAGTCAgatttacattttttcttttgtcatTTTGATGATCCTGCAAATGTTAAACTAGAAAAATTCAGTATATTGTCGAAACTAGCAAATGAGGAGAATCTTGATCATATTCTACCAGAGTTCATGGAATATGCTTCAGAGGTTGACATTGAATTGTCAAGAAAATCTGTTCGGTATATAGGTCATTTGGCTGTAAAGATTGAAAGCCGAGCAGATGACTGTGTTGACTGTCTTGTTAAATTAATTGATACAAAAATATCCTATGTGGTACAAGAGGCTGTGATCGTCAGTAGGGATATATTAAGAAAATATCCTTCTCGTTATAAACACTTGCTTTCCATTTTATTGAAGAATATGGAGTTTTTCGATGAGGCAGAAGCAAAGTCAGCTTTTATATGGTTACTTGGTCACTATGCTGAGTCAATTGAAGACTCGCGCATGTTAATGGGGGAGTACGTAGAAGGGTTCTTATATGAACCTTTAGAATTGCAGTTGACTATATTGACGGCGGCTACCAAGCTATTTCTGAAGATGCCTGCTGCTGGTTTAGAAATGGTCACCAAAGTTTTGCAACTATGTACTGAGGAAATACAAGATCCGGATTTGCGCGACCGAGGCATCATATATTCTCGAATGCTATCAACAAATCCAGATTTCGCAAGGAAGGTAATTTTGACGAATGCACCTCCGGTGGATGTGGAAGCCAACGCATATGACCCAGAAATGAGTGAGCAGCTTTTACTAAACGTAGGTACTCTTGCGTCTGTTTATCATAAGCCACCTAATCGGTTTGCACGGGGCTATTTCCCTCAATATTTAGAACCAAGCCCTGTTTTACGAGAGAAAGCCAATTCAGCTGTAAATTCCGCCGACGATCTACAATTGGATTATGACCTACCCTCGTCAGGAAATATGACTGAAGATTACGCATCGAAAAGCGAAAGCAATGTTGATTCTGGAGAACTGTGGAGTCAAACGCCTGTTAGTGAACATGGACCAACTCCACAAACCGAATATGTGTCAAATATTCAGTTCTTGGCAGAAATGGAAAACCAAGATGTACCTATGATTTCTAAAGatttaatgaattattAG